The DNA region TTCCTCCCCaaccccccccgtgtccccccccaaacccccccttTGTCCCCCTAAATCCCCCCATTTCCTCCACactccccccaaatccccccatttccccccaacccccctctTTTGTCACCTAAATCGCCCCaaccccccccgtgtccccccctcaacctccctctgtccccccaaatcccctcatttcccctccacccccccccaaaatcccccccatttccccccaaacctccctctgtccccccaaatccccccatttCCTCCCCAAcctcccccgtgtcccccctcaaaccccccttttgtcccccaaatccccccaacccccccgtgtccccctcaaacccccctttgtccccccaaatccccgcatttcctccccaccacccccatttcccccccaaatcccccgtgtcccccccaaaccccccgttttttccccaaatcgccccaaacccccccgtgttcctcccaaacccccccttgtccccccaaatccccccatttcctccccacccccccattccccccatcccccccttttgtccccaaatcccccaaacctcccccgtgtcccccccaaacctcccccgtgtccccccaaatcccccgtTTCTGTCCCCCGGGGGTCCTCCCGGCCGCCAGGTGGCTCCGCGCGTACGAGAGCGCCCTCTCCTTCCACTTCAGCAACTACTTTGTGGCCTTCCTGTCCGAGGCCACGGCCACGCTGGCGGGCTCGGGGCACAGCGAGAGCCACGACAACCTGCGCTGGTCAGGGACCGGGACAGCCGGacacccccgggacacccccgggacaccccgACACCCCCGGGACACACTGACCCCACTGAGACACACTGACACCCCTGAGACACActgacacccccagggacacactgacacccccagggacacacTGACACCCCCGGGACACACTGACCCCCCCAGGGACACACTGACACCCCTGAGACACACTGACACCCCCGGGACACACTGACACCCCTGAGACACACTGACACCCCCGGGACACACTGACACCCCCTGAGACACCCCCGGGACACACTGACACCCCCCGGGACACACTGATACCCCCAATGACACACTGACACCCCCCGGGACACACTGACACCCCCTGAGACACCCCCGGGACACACTGACACCCCCGGGACACACTGACACCCCCGGGACACACTGACACCCCAGGGACACActgacacccccagggacacacTGACACCCCAGGGACACACTGACACCCCCCAGGGACACACTGACACCCCCGGGACACACTGAGTGACCCCAGGTGACACACTGACCCCAGTGACACACTGAGTGACCCCCCCAATGACACACTGACCCCCTGTGACAGCCCCCAGTGACACACTGACCCCTCAGTGACACACTGACTGACCCCCCCAATAACACACTGGCCCCTCCCAGTAACACAGTGACCCCCCCAGTGACACACTGACTGACCCCCCCATGGAGctcctggggatggggacaccccTGTGGGGACAGTGCCCCCCCCCATGGGGAACCCCCCGGTGACAGTGACCCCCATGGggaccctgcagtgtcccccCATGGTGACAGTGATGTCAGGATGTCCCCCCCCAGTGACAGTGACCCCCCCCCGGACACACTGACCCCCCCAGTGACCCCTCATGGTGACAGTGACCCCCCCGGACACACTGACCCCCCAGTGACCCCTCATGGTGACAAGGACCTGTCGGTGTCGTGGCCGCTCTGGGACCCCACCATGTGACCCCCCCAATGACAGGGACCCCCTCAGTGCCTCCCCCATGGTGACAgtgccccccgtgtccccccccttggtgACAGTgaccccccagtgtccccagtgtccccccttGTGGTTACAGTTACTCCCCAGTGTCTCCAGTGTCCCCCTTGGTGacagtgtccccccgtgtccccccgccATGGTGACAGTgaccccccaatgtccccaatgtcccctcCCGTGGTGACAGTgaccccccagtgtcccctgtgccccccccggTGACAGTGACCCCCCCTGCAGGGACCTGTCAGTGTCCCGGCCGCTGTGggaccccccagtgcccccccatgGTGACAGTTCTCTCCCCAGTGACAGTggccccccgtgtccccccccatgGCCCCCCACAGGGACCTGTCGGTGttggggctgctgtggggaccCCCCCATGTGACAGTGACCCCCCAGTGTCCtgtccccagtgacccccccgtgacagtgcccccccagtgccccccttGGTgacagtgacctcccagtgtcctctccccagtgtccccagtgccccccagtgcccccccttGGTGACAGTGCCCCCCATGGTGacagtgccccccagtgccccccttGGTGACACTGACCCCCCCTTGGTGACAgtgccccccctgtgcccccccagggaCCTGTCTGTGTCGCGGCCCGCTGCGGGTGGAGCTGCCGCGCTCGATGGCCGAGGTGGTGACCAACTGGAACCTGCCCATGTCCCGCTGGCTGCACACCTGTGagactgggggggactgggagggactgggggggactgggagggactgggagggaactggaaCCTGCCCATGTCCCGCTGGCTGCACACCTGTGagactgggggcactgggagggactgggggggaactgggaccTGCCCATGTCCCGCTGGCTGCACACCTGTGagactgggggcactgggagggactgggagggactgggggaaactgggagggaactggggggcactgggagggaactgggaccTGCCCATGCCCCTCTGGCTGCACacctgggaggggactggggggactGGATGGTCATTACTGGTGTAACTGGTGTCCctgagggggcacagggggtcaCTGGGTGTGGTCACTGGTGTAACTGGTGCCTctggggggcagagggagggactgggggccACTGGGGGTTGTTATTGGTGTAACTGGTGTCACtgagggggcactgggagggactcgAAGGGCACTGGAGGTCACTGGGGTGGTTACTGGTGTAACTGGTGTCCCTGAGGTGGTCACTGGTGTAACTGGGCTGTCCCTGGTGTCACTGGGGTGGTTACTGGTGTAACTGGGGTGGTTGCTGGTGTAACTGGAGGTCACTGGGGTGGTCACTGGTGTAACTGGTGTaactgggctgtccctggggtgGTCACTGGTGTAACTGGTGTaactgggctgtccctggggtgGTTACTGGTGTAACTGGTGTAACTGGGCTGTCCCTGGTGTGGTCACTGGTGTAACTGGTGTAACTGGGCTGTCCCTGGTGTGGTCACTGGTGTAACTGGTGTAACTGGGCTGTCCCTGGTGTGGTTACTGTGTAACTGAGCTCTGTCCCTGGGGTGGTTACTGGTGTaactgggctgtccctggggtgGTCACTGGTGTaactgggctgtccctggggtgGTTACTGGTGTaactgggctgtccctggggtgGTTGCTGGTGTaactgggctgtccctgggtgGTTGCTGGTGTaactgggctgtccctggggtgGTCACTGGTGTAGTTACTGGTGTaactgggctgtccctggggtggttactggtgtcactgggctgtccctggggtgGTCACTGGTGTAACTGGGAGGTGACTGGTGTAACTGGTGTCTCCGTGTGGTCCCAGACGTGTTCCAGACCGCCCGCAGGTTGGGCACCTTcgctgctgtgctgggcacgTACGCGGCCAGCGCCCTGCTGCACGTGAGAcacccccaaaacacccaaaaccacccccaaaacccaccccaaacccccacaGCGCCCTGCTGCACATGAGacacccccaaaacacccccaaaacaccccaacaaACCGCCCtaaaacacccccaaaaccaccctgaaacaccccaaaacaccccaaaacccaccccaaacccccccagcgCCCTGCTGCACGTGAGAcacccccaaaaacacccccaaaacaccccaaaacccaccccaaaacccaccccaaacccaccccaaacccccccagcgCCCTGCTGCACGTGAGAcacccccaaaaacaccccaaaacagcCCAAAACAcgcaaaaacaccccaaaaccaccctgaaacaccccaaaacccaccccaaacccccccagcgCCCTGCTGCACGTGagacaccccaaaaccacccaaaacaccccaaaaccaccacccaaaccccacagcgCCCTGCTGCACGTGAgacaccccaaaaacaccccaaaaacccacccagtgccccccaaaaaccacccaaccccccccagtgccctgctgCACGTGAGagccccaaaaccaccccaaaaaccaccccaaaaccaccctgaaacacccccaaaacccaccccaaacccccccagtgccctgctgCACGTGAGAgcccccaaaaacaccccaaaacccccccaaactcccccagtGCCCTGCTGCACGTGAGAgcccccaaaaacaccccaaaacaccccccaaaacccccccaaactcccccagtGCCCTGCTGCACGTGAGAGCCCTTCggccccccccaaacccctctggcCCCCCCTGACCCCTCCAGTGCCCCCCTGACCTCCCCCAAGCCCCCCGATGCCCCGAAAGCACCCCATGacccccccagggcccccctaAACCAACCTctgaccccccaaacccccgcAAAGCACCCCATGacccccccagggcccccctgaacccccaaaccaccccatgacccccctgaccccccccagggcccccctgaacccccaaaccaccccatgACCCCCCTGCCCCACCCCGACCCTCTCAACCCCCCCAAAGCACCCCCATgacccccccggtgccccctgACCCCTGCCCTTTGACCCCAGGGCCTGAGTTTCCACCTGGCCGCCGTGCTCCTCTCCCTCGGCCTCATCACCTACGCCGAGCACGGTgagggcggggccggggcggggccaTGGGGGCGGAgccaggggagggggtggagccaggggagggggaggagccgggggcagagggagggaccAAAGGGAAGGGGGTGGGAACCGGGAGAGGGCGGAGCAGGAAGGGATGGGCGGGGCCAGGTTGGGTGTGGTGACAGAGTGGGCGGGGTCTAAGGTGTGGGGGTGGGGCCTAAAGAGGTGGGGGGGCTATGGGGGCTGGGAGGTGGGTGGGGCTTGAAATGGGGGAGGGGCCTAAGTGGGGTGTGACTGAGGTGGGTGGGGCCTAAAGAGGTGGGAGGAGCCTAAAAGGGGTGTGAGGGGGTGGGACCTGAAGATGTGGGAGGGCCTAAGGGGGGTGTGTGTGATGTGGGTGGGGCTAAAGAGGTGCAGGGGAAAGGGGGTGGGGCTAGAGTGGGTGGGGCTGTGGATGTGTGGGTGGAGCCTAAAGGGGTGGGAGGGGCTTATAAGAGTGTGGGAGGAGCTTCAAAGGGCGGGGCTTCAAAGGAGGAGGGTTTTGAGATTGGTAGGTGGGGCCTAaagtggtgggcggggcttaTGATCAATGGGAGGGGCCTAAAGGATGGGGTGGAGCCTGGGAACAGGGTGGGGCAGGGGAGTGGGTGGAGCCAATAGTCGGTGGGGCCtgagggggtgggaggggctTAAGGGCAACAGGAGGGGCTTAAATAGGGTGGGTGGGGCTTAAATAGGGTGGGTGGGGCTTAGGAGAGGGTGGGTGGGGGTAAAGGGGGTGAGCTGCAGGTATGGGCGGGGCTCAGGGGTGTGGGGCAGGGACTGGAAAGGTAGGTGGGGCCTCAGAGGGTGTGGGTGGAGCCTGGAGGTGGTGGGTGGAGTTACGGGGAAGTGGGTGGAGCCTCAGGTGagggggatggggtggggtcTGGGGTGGGCGTGGCTACTGAAGGCTGTGGGTGTGGTCTTGGTGTGGCCATTTGAGGGGGTGGGCGGGGTCTCAGGGGCTGTGCCCAGTTTAAGGGGTGTGGCCTGGGTGGGTGTGTCCAGTGCTGGGGGCGTGGTCTGGGTGGGCATGTCAGGTTGCCATGGGTGTGGTCGCAGTGGGCGTGTCTATGCTGACCCTCCCCCGCCCTGCAGCAGTGTAGAGGCATGGGTGTGGTCCCAGGTGGGCGTGGTCACCTGATGGGTGTGGTCTCTGGTTGGGCGTGTCCAGATTGAGTGGGCGTGGTCTCACATGGGCATGTCCAGGTTAAAAGCTGTGGGTGTGGCCTGAATGGGCGTGTCCAGATTAAAGTAGTGGGTGTGGTCTTGGTTGGGTGTGGCCAGGTGATGGGTGTGGTCCATGTGGGCACACCCAGTTTGGGGGCATGGGCGTGGCCTGGCTGGGCGTGGTCAGAGTGGGCAAGTCCAG from Pseudopipra pipra isolate bDixPip1 unplaced genomic scaffold, bDixPip1.hap1 HAP1_SCAFFOLD_220, whole genome shotgun sequence includes:
- the PORCN gene encoding LOW QUALITY PROTEIN: protein-serine O-palmitoleoyltransferase porcupine (The sequence of the model RefSeq protein was modified relative to this genomic sequence to represent the inferred CDS: deleted 1 base in 1 codon) translates to PVSPQIPRFCPPGVLPAARWLRAYESALSFHFSNYFVAFLSEATATLAGSGHSESHDNLRWDLSVSRPLRVELPRSMAEVVTNWNLPMSRWLHTYVFQTARRLGTFAAVLGTYAASALLHGLSFHLAAVLLSLGLITYAEHALRQRLAVLLDACVLAKRCPPRCPHRNKDAVWVRALNGALGVLALFHLSYLGALFDVEADDAVEEQGYGMSYTIRKWSELHWASHWVTLGCWLLARLLR